The nucleotide window GTGGATGAGATCATTGAGCCTACCGAAACACGTCAACGGATTTCAGAAGGTATCAAAGCCGCTGACAATGCCCCACTGGAACATCCTTTCAACGTAGGCGTGTTCCAGGTATAAGGAAGTTATACAGATGGTTATTTGGATATTTTACAAAACAAAATCTGCCTGCATCAACAAAATATCCAAATAACCAAATCTGTAAATATTCAAATGAACGTTATATTTGCCGCTGCTATGGCTGAATTGCAAATATATACTGATGGCGCATCCCGTGGTAATCCCGGACCGGGAGGGTATGGCGTAGTACTGTTATGGGGTAGTGTGCGTAAAGAACTGTCGCAGGGGTATCGTAAAACGACCAACAACCGCATGGAACTACTGGCGGTCATCACCGGCCTGGAAGCGTTAAAAAAAGACGGACAGGAACTGACCATTTTTACGGACAGTAAATATGTGGTAGATAGTATCGAAAAAGGATGGATCTGGGGTTGGGTAAGAACCAACTTCAAAGACAAAAAAAATAAAGACCTCTGGCTGCGCTTTATCCCGCTCTACAGAAAACATAAAGTAAGAATGCAATGGGTGAAAGGTCACGCCAGCAACCCTTTGAACAACCGCTGTGATGAACTGGCCACTCAGGCAGCAGACAGCGGCAACTGGCTGATAGACCACGGCTTCGAAAGCGGTAACTGATCACCGAACCAACAGACAAGCCGGATTGTAATATAAACGGAAAATCTTCGTTTATGCTTACCTGGCTGTTTGAAACACTACAGAAATACCCGGAAATTGCGGTCATGCTAACCCTGCTCATCGGCTTCCTGCTGGGTAGGGTCCGTATTAAAGGTTTTACGCTGGGAACAGTGACTGGCGTGTTGCTGGTAGGCATCATCATTGGCGGAATACATATACAGATTCCAGGTGCCGCTAAATCAGTCTTCTTTCTCCTGTTCCTGTTCTGTACCGGCTACAGCATAGGACCACAGTTTTTTCAGGGATTAAAAAAAGATGGGTTGCCCATCGCTATTTTCTCTTTTATCGTTTGTTGCAGCAGTCTCTTTTTCTGCTGGGCCATCGCTTCAATACTTCGTTTCGATACGGGTACCACGGCCGGACTGATGTCGGGTGCCAACACCTGTTCAGCTATCATTGGTGTGTCCTCCAATACCATCAATGAACTGGATATCAGTATAGCTGATAAGGAACGACTGATTAACCAGATACCTGTTGCGTATGCTGTCACCTATATTTTCGGCACTGCCGGTACCAGCTGGTTTCTCTCTGTGATCGGGCCCTGGTTTATGTCGGGAAGCCGCGAAAAACTGATTGAAGAAACAAAGGCGCTGGAAGCCACCCTTGCCGACACCGCTGCAGATGAAGATGGTGGTATCAAATATGCCTACGACCATGTGGCTTTTCGGGCTTACCTGGTAAACCCTGAACTGGTGGGTGAAGCAGGCAAATCAGTAGGAGAGCTGGAAACTTCTTTCCGTCGTAAAAAAAGATTGCTGTATGTGTTGCGTGTAAGACGGCAGGGGGAAATAATGGCGACACCACAGGATTTCGTAGTACGTACAGGTGATATCATTGCCCTGGGAGGACAGCGTTCGGCGGCTATTGCATCTGAATCGATGCTGGGCAAGGAAGTGGCAGATGCAGATCTCTTGACTTTTCCTGTACAGACTTACAATGTGGTGATCAGTTGTAAAACGGCCATCAATAAGCCTATCAAAGTATTGCTGCGTCATCCGCAACTGCATGGTATCAGTGTCCGTAAAATTACCCGCGCAGGAATTGAAATACCGTTGGAAGCCAATACCATTGTGCAGAAAGGGGATGTGGCCGAATTGGTAGGCATACAGGAAGAACTGGATCTGGCGGTGACCATCCTGGGCTTTAAAGAAAGGGTAGGAGTGGAAACAGATATTCCCTATCTGGCCGGCGGTATTGTGCTGGGTACGCTGATCGGAGCTATGAGCGTACATATTGGTAATGTGCCGGTAGAACTGAGTACCAGCGGAGGTGCGCTATTGGCGGGCCTTTTCTTTGGATGGCTGCGGAGTGTAAATCCACGTCTGGGTTATATCCCACCTGCTTCGCAATGGGTGCTTACCAAGTTGGGACTGCATGTGTTTATTGCTATAGTGGGTCTTTCTGCCAGTGAAGGTTTTTTACTGGGATTAAAACAGGAAGGGCTTACCTTGTTTTTGGCAGGGATGGTATTGAGTCTGCTGCCAATGGTAGTGGCCCTCTTTCTTTCCAAATACGTTTTTAAATTTCATCCGGCAATAGGATTGGGTGCCTGCGCAGGCGCACATGACGAGTCTGCCCCGCTGCTGGCTGTCCAGGATGCCCTCAACAGCAAAGTGCCTGCATTAGGCTATACCGTTGCATATGCAGTGGCTAACATCACACTCACTACTTCCGGCGTGATCATCGTCCTCCTGATGCACAAAAGGTAATCCTTCATTATCCCACCATATCTCTGGTTGATCATCTCCCCATCAGCATTTATCATCCTCCGTCACAGTTATTTTTCAACTTTTTTAACATTTCTTTTGTTGATAAGGAACAAACACCCTAGCTTTGCATCC belongs to Chitinophaga sp. HK235 and includes:
- the rnhA gene encoding ribonuclease HI, giving the protein MAELQIYTDGASRGNPGPGGYGVVLLWGSVRKELSQGYRKTTNNRMELLAVITGLEALKKDGQELTIFTDSKYVVDSIEKGWIWGWVRTNFKDKKNKDLWLRFIPLYRKHKVRMQWVKGHASNPLNNRCDELATQAADSGNWLIDHGFESGN
- the aspT gene encoding aspartate-alanine antiporter, yielding MLTWLFETLQKYPEIAVMLTLLIGFLLGRVRIKGFTLGTVTGVLLVGIIIGGIHIQIPGAAKSVFFLLFLFCTGYSIGPQFFQGLKKDGLPIAIFSFIVCCSSLFFCWAIASILRFDTGTTAGLMSGANTCSAIIGVSSNTINELDISIADKERLINQIPVAYAVTYIFGTAGTSWFLSVIGPWFMSGSREKLIEETKALEATLADTAADEDGGIKYAYDHVAFRAYLVNPELVGEAGKSVGELETSFRRKKRLLYVLRVRRQGEIMATPQDFVVRTGDIIALGGQRSAAIASESMLGKEVADADLLTFPVQTYNVVISCKTAINKPIKVLLRHPQLHGISVRKITRAGIEIPLEANTIVQKGDVAELVGIQEELDLAVTILGFKERVGVETDIPYLAGGIVLGTLIGAMSVHIGNVPVELSTSGGALLAGLFFGWLRSVNPRLGYIPPASQWVLTKLGLHVFIAIVGLSASEGFLLGLKQEGLTLFLAGMVLSLLPMVVALFLSKYVFKFHPAIGLGACAGAHDESAPLLAVQDALNSKVPALGYTVAYAVANITLTTSGVIIVLLMHKR